One genomic segment of Strix aluco isolate bStrAlu1 chromosome 14, bStrAlu1.hap1, whole genome shotgun sequence includes these proteins:
- the CTCF gene encoding transcriptional repressor CTCF isoform X2 — protein sequence MKRTNQSRQKCRSVKNINEGEMEGEAVEAIVEESETFIKGKERKTYQRRREGGQEDDACHIPPNQADGGEVVQDVSSGVQMVMMEQLDPTLLQMKTEVMEGAVPQETEATVDDTQIITLQVVNMEEQPINLGELQLVQVPVPVTVPVATTSVEELQGAYENEVSKGGLQEGEPMICHTLPLPEGFQVVKVGANGEVETLEQGELQPQEDPNWQKDPDYQPPAKKTKKNKKSKLRYTEEGKDVDVSVYDFEEEQQEGLLSEVNAEKVVGNMKPPKPTKIKKKGVKKTFQCELCSYTCPRRSNLDRHMKSHTDERPHKCHLCGRAFRTVTLLRNHLNTHTGTRPHKCPDCDMAFVTSGELVRHRRYKHTHEKPFKCSMCDYASVEVSKLKRHIRSHTGERPFQCSLCSYASRDTYKLKRHMRTHSGEKPYECYICHARFTQSGTMKMHILQKHTENVAKFHCPHCDTVIARKSDLGVHLRKQHSYIEQGKKCRYCDAVFHERYALIQHQKSHKNEKRFKCDQCDYACRQERHMVMHKRTHTGEKPYACSHCDKTFRQKQLLDMHFKRYHDPNFVPAAFVCSKCGKTFTRRNTMARHADNCSGLDGGEGENGGETKKGKRGRKRKMRSKKEDSSDSEENAEPDLDDNEDEEETAVEIEAEPEVEQEAPAPPPSKKRRGRPPGKAATQPKQSQPAAIIQVEDQNTGEIENIIVEVKKEPDAETAEEEEEAQPAVVEAPNGDLTPEMILSMMDR from the exons GAAGGTGAGATGGAAGGTGAGGCAGTCGAAGCTATTGTGGAGGAATCGGAAACATTTATtaaggggaaggagagaaaaacctATCAAAGACGCCGTGAAGGTGGGCAGGAGGACGATGCTTGTCATATACCACCAAACCAAGCAGATGGAGGTGAAGTAGTGCAGGATGTCAGCAGTGGTGTGCAGATGGTGATGATGGAACAGCTGGATCCAACTCTTCTTCAAATGAAGACTGAAGTAATGGAAGGTGCAGTGCCTCAAGAAACAGAGGCTACGGTGGATGACACGCAGATCATAACACTTCAGGTTGTTAATATGGAAGAGCAGCCTATAAACCTTGGTGAGCTTCAGCTGGTCCAAGTACCTGTACCAGTGACTGTACCTGTTGCCACCACGTCTGTGGAAGAGCTTCAGGGAGCTTATGAAAATGAGGTTTCCAAAGGAGGCCTGCAAGAGGGAGAGCCCATGATCTGTCACACCCTCCCTTTACCAGAAGGCTTCCAAGTAGTGAAAGTGGGTGCAAATGGTGAGGTGGAGACACTGGAGCAAGGTGAACTTCAGCCACAGGAAGATCCCAATTGGCAAAAAGATCCAGACTATCAGCCACCCgccaaaaaaacaaagaaaaacaaaaagagtaaGCTTCGCTACACTGAGGAAGGCAAAGATGTGGATGTCTCTGTGTATGACTTtgaagaggagcagcaggagggtTTGTTGTCTGAGGTCAATGCGGAAAAGGTGGTGGGCAATATGAAGCCACCTaaaccaacaaaaattaaaaagaaag GTGTAAAGAAGACATTCCAGTGTGAACTGTGCAGTTACACTTGTCCACGTCGTTCCAACTTGGACCGCCACATGAAAAGCCACACTGATGAAAGACCACATAAGTGCCACCTCTGTGGCAGGGCTTTCCGGACAGTCACATTGCTGAGGAACCACCTCAACACTCACACAG GTACTCGCCCTCACAAGTGCCCAGACTGCGACATGGCCTTTGTGACCAGTGGAGAGTTGGTTCGGCATCGCCGCTACAAACATACCCATGAGAAACCATTCAAATGTTCAATGTGTGATTATGCTAGTGTGGAG GTTAGCAAATTGAAACGCCACATTCGTTCTCACACTGGAGAGCGTCCGTTCCAGTGCAGCCTGTGCAGCTATGCCAGCAGGGATACCTACAAACTGAAGAGGCACATGAGGACCCACTCTG GAGAGAAGCCATATGAATGTTACATCTGCCATGCTCGCTTCACTCAGAGTGGTACCATGAAAATGCACATTTTGCAGAAGCACACGGAGAATGTGGCCAAATTTCATTGTCCTCACTGTGATACTGTTATAGCGAGAAAGAGTGACTTGG GTGTCCATTTGCGAAAGCAGCATTCCTACATCGAACAGGGCAAGAAGTGTCGCTATTGTGACGCTGTGTTTCATGAGCGGTATGCCCTCATACAGCATCAAAAGTCTCACAAGAATGAGAAGCGCTTCAAGTGTGACCAGTGCGATTATGCATGCAGACAG GAGCGACACATGGTCATGCATAAACGGACCCATACTGGAGAAAAGCCTTATGCCTGTAGCCATTGTGACAAAACCTTCCGTCAGAAACAGCTCCTTGATATGCACTTCAAACGATACCATGATCCCAACTTTgtccctgctgcctttgtctgTTCCAAGTGTGGCAAAACATTCACTCGCAGG AACACAATGGCCAGACATGCTGATAACTGCTCTGGCCTAGatggtggggaaggagagaatgGAGGAGAGACAAAGAAGGGCAAACGTGGCCGAAAGAGAAAGATGCGGTCTAAGAAAGAAGATTCCTCTGATAGTG AGGAAAATGCTGAACCAGATTTGGATGATAACGAAGATGAGGAGGAGACAGCAGTAGAAATTGAGGCTGAACCAGAAGTCGAGCAAGAGGCTCCTGCACCACCTCCCAGTAAGAAACGAAGAGGAAGACCACCAGGCAAAGCTGCCACCCAACCAAAACAATCCCAGC CTGCAGCAATCATTCAGGTTGAAGACCAGAACACTGGTGAAATTGAGAATATTATAGTTGAAGTAAAGAAAGAACCTGatgcagaaacagcagaggaagaggaggaagctcAGCCTGCTGTAGTGGAAGCTCCCAATGGAGACCTCACTCCTGAGATGATTCTCAGCATGATGGACCGGTGA
- the CTCF gene encoding transcriptional repressor CTCF isoform X1, with protein sequence MKRTNQSRQKCRSVKNINQEGEMEGEAVEAIVEESETFIKGKERKTYQRRREGGQEDDACHIPPNQADGGEVVQDVSSGVQMVMMEQLDPTLLQMKTEVMEGAVPQETEATVDDTQIITLQVVNMEEQPINLGELQLVQVPVPVTVPVATTSVEELQGAYENEVSKGGLQEGEPMICHTLPLPEGFQVVKVGANGEVETLEQGELQPQEDPNWQKDPDYQPPAKKTKKNKKSKLRYTEEGKDVDVSVYDFEEEQQEGLLSEVNAEKVVGNMKPPKPTKIKKKGVKKTFQCELCSYTCPRRSNLDRHMKSHTDERPHKCHLCGRAFRTVTLLRNHLNTHTGTRPHKCPDCDMAFVTSGELVRHRRYKHTHEKPFKCSMCDYASVEVSKLKRHIRSHTGERPFQCSLCSYASRDTYKLKRHMRTHSGEKPYECYICHARFTQSGTMKMHILQKHTENVAKFHCPHCDTVIARKSDLGVHLRKQHSYIEQGKKCRYCDAVFHERYALIQHQKSHKNEKRFKCDQCDYACRQERHMVMHKRTHTGEKPYACSHCDKTFRQKQLLDMHFKRYHDPNFVPAAFVCSKCGKTFTRRNTMARHADNCSGLDGGEGENGGETKKGKRGRKRKMRSKKEDSSDSEENAEPDLDDNEDEEETAVEIEAEPEVEQEAPAPPPSKKRRGRPPGKAATQPKQSQPAAIIQVEDQNTGEIENIIVEVKKEPDAETAEEEEEAQPAVVEAPNGDLTPEMILSMMDR encoded by the exons CAGGAAGGTGAGATGGAAGGTGAGGCAGTCGAAGCTATTGTGGAGGAATCGGAAACATTTATtaaggggaaggagagaaaaacctATCAAAGACGCCGTGAAGGTGGGCAGGAGGACGATGCTTGTCATATACCACCAAACCAAGCAGATGGAGGTGAAGTAGTGCAGGATGTCAGCAGTGGTGTGCAGATGGTGATGATGGAACAGCTGGATCCAACTCTTCTTCAAATGAAGACTGAAGTAATGGAAGGTGCAGTGCCTCAAGAAACAGAGGCTACGGTGGATGACACGCAGATCATAACACTTCAGGTTGTTAATATGGAAGAGCAGCCTATAAACCTTGGTGAGCTTCAGCTGGTCCAAGTACCTGTACCAGTGACTGTACCTGTTGCCACCACGTCTGTGGAAGAGCTTCAGGGAGCTTATGAAAATGAGGTTTCCAAAGGAGGCCTGCAAGAGGGAGAGCCCATGATCTGTCACACCCTCCCTTTACCAGAAGGCTTCCAAGTAGTGAAAGTGGGTGCAAATGGTGAGGTGGAGACACTGGAGCAAGGTGAACTTCAGCCACAGGAAGATCCCAATTGGCAAAAAGATCCAGACTATCAGCCACCCgccaaaaaaacaaagaaaaacaaaaagagtaaGCTTCGCTACACTGAGGAAGGCAAAGATGTGGATGTCTCTGTGTATGACTTtgaagaggagcagcaggagggtTTGTTGTCTGAGGTCAATGCGGAAAAGGTGGTGGGCAATATGAAGCCACCTaaaccaacaaaaattaaaaagaaag GTGTAAAGAAGACATTCCAGTGTGAACTGTGCAGTTACACTTGTCCACGTCGTTCCAACTTGGACCGCCACATGAAAAGCCACACTGATGAAAGACCACATAAGTGCCACCTCTGTGGCAGGGCTTTCCGGACAGTCACATTGCTGAGGAACCACCTCAACACTCACACAG GTACTCGCCCTCACAAGTGCCCAGACTGCGACATGGCCTTTGTGACCAGTGGAGAGTTGGTTCGGCATCGCCGCTACAAACATACCCATGAGAAACCATTCAAATGTTCAATGTGTGATTATGCTAGTGTGGAG GTTAGCAAATTGAAACGCCACATTCGTTCTCACACTGGAGAGCGTCCGTTCCAGTGCAGCCTGTGCAGCTATGCCAGCAGGGATACCTACAAACTGAAGAGGCACATGAGGACCCACTCTG GAGAGAAGCCATATGAATGTTACATCTGCCATGCTCGCTTCACTCAGAGTGGTACCATGAAAATGCACATTTTGCAGAAGCACACGGAGAATGTGGCCAAATTTCATTGTCCTCACTGTGATACTGTTATAGCGAGAAAGAGTGACTTGG GTGTCCATTTGCGAAAGCAGCATTCCTACATCGAACAGGGCAAGAAGTGTCGCTATTGTGACGCTGTGTTTCATGAGCGGTATGCCCTCATACAGCATCAAAAGTCTCACAAGAATGAGAAGCGCTTCAAGTGTGACCAGTGCGATTATGCATGCAGACAG GAGCGACACATGGTCATGCATAAACGGACCCATACTGGAGAAAAGCCTTATGCCTGTAGCCATTGTGACAAAACCTTCCGTCAGAAACAGCTCCTTGATATGCACTTCAAACGATACCATGATCCCAACTTTgtccctgctgcctttgtctgTTCCAAGTGTGGCAAAACATTCACTCGCAGG AACACAATGGCCAGACATGCTGATAACTGCTCTGGCCTAGatggtggggaaggagagaatgGAGGAGAGACAAAGAAGGGCAAACGTGGCCGAAAGAGAAAGATGCGGTCTAAGAAAGAAGATTCCTCTGATAGTG AGGAAAATGCTGAACCAGATTTGGATGATAACGAAGATGAGGAGGAGACAGCAGTAGAAATTGAGGCTGAACCAGAAGTCGAGCAAGAGGCTCCTGCACCACCTCCCAGTAAGAAACGAAGAGGAAGACCACCAGGCAAAGCTGCCACCCAACCAAAACAATCCCAGC CTGCAGCAATCATTCAGGTTGAAGACCAGAACACTGGTGAAATTGAGAATATTATAGTTGAAGTAAAGAAAGAACCTGatgcagaaacagcagaggaagaggaggaagctcAGCCTGCTGTAGTGGAAGCTCCCAATGGAGACCTCACTCCTGAGATGATTCTCAGCATGATGGACCGGTGA
- the CTCF gene encoding transcriptional repressor CTCF isoform X3 — protein MEGEAVEAIVEESETFIKGKERKTYQRRREGGQEDDACHIPPNQADGGEVVQDVSSGVQMVMMEQLDPTLLQMKTEVMEGAVPQETEATVDDTQIITLQVVNMEEQPINLGELQLVQVPVPVTVPVATTSVEELQGAYENEVSKGGLQEGEPMICHTLPLPEGFQVVKVGANGEVETLEQGELQPQEDPNWQKDPDYQPPAKKTKKNKKSKLRYTEEGKDVDVSVYDFEEEQQEGLLSEVNAEKVVGNMKPPKPTKIKKKGVKKTFQCELCSYTCPRRSNLDRHMKSHTDERPHKCHLCGRAFRTVTLLRNHLNTHTGTRPHKCPDCDMAFVTSGELVRHRRYKHTHEKPFKCSMCDYASVEVSKLKRHIRSHTGERPFQCSLCSYASRDTYKLKRHMRTHSGEKPYECYICHARFTQSGTMKMHILQKHTENVAKFHCPHCDTVIARKSDLGVHLRKQHSYIEQGKKCRYCDAVFHERYALIQHQKSHKNEKRFKCDQCDYACRQERHMVMHKRTHTGEKPYACSHCDKTFRQKQLLDMHFKRYHDPNFVPAAFVCSKCGKTFTRRNTMARHADNCSGLDGGEGENGGETKKGKRGRKRKMRSKKEDSSDSEENAEPDLDDNEDEEETAVEIEAEPEVEQEAPAPPPSKKRRGRPPGKAATQPKQSQPAAIIQVEDQNTGEIENIIVEVKKEPDAETAEEEEEAQPAVVEAPNGDLTPEMILSMMDR, from the exons ATGGAAGGTGAGGCAGTCGAAGCTATTGTGGAGGAATCGGAAACATTTATtaaggggaaggagagaaaaacctATCAAAGACGCCGTGAAGGTGGGCAGGAGGACGATGCTTGTCATATACCACCAAACCAAGCAGATGGAGGTGAAGTAGTGCAGGATGTCAGCAGTGGTGTGCAGATGGTGATGATGGAACAGCTGGATCCAACTCTTCTTCAAATGAAGACTGAAGTAATGGAAGGTGCAGTGCCTCAAGAAACAGAGGCTACGGTGGATGACACGCAGATCATAACACTTCAGGTTGTTAATATGGAAGAGCAGCCTATAAACCTTGGTGAGCTTCAGCTGGTCCAAGTACCTGTACCAGTGACTGTACCTGTTGCCACCACGTCTGTGGAAGAGCTTCAGGGAGCTTATGAAAATGAGGTTTCCAAAGGAGGCCTGCAAGAGGGAGAGCCCATGATCTGTCACACCCTCCCTTTACCAGAAGGCTTCCAAGTAGTGAAAGTGGGTGCAAATGGTGAGGTGGAGACACTGGAGCAAGGTGAACTTCAGCCACAGGAAGATCCCAATTGGCAAAAAGATCCAGACTATCAGCCACCCgccaaaaaaacaaagaaaaacaaaaagagtaaGCTTCGCTACACTGAGGAAGGCAAAGATGTGGATGTCTCTGTGTATGACTTtgaagaggagcagcaggagggtTTGTTGTCTGAGGTCAATGCGGAAAAGGTGGTGGGCAATATGAAGCCACCTaaaccaacaaaaattaaaaagaaag GTGTAAAGAAGACATTCCAGTGTGAACTGTGCAGTTACACTTGTCCACGTCGTTCCAACTTGGACCGCCACATGAAAAGCCACACTGATGAAAGACCACATAAGTGCCACCTCTGTGGCAGGGCTTTCCGGACAGTCACATTGCTGAGGAACCACCTCAACACTCACACAG GTACTCGCCCTCACAAGTGCCCAGACTGCGACATGGCCTTTGTGACCAGTGGAGAGTTGGTTCGGCATCGCCGCTACAAACATACCCATGAGAAACCATTCAAATGTTCAATGTGTGATTATGCTAGTGTGGAG GTTAGCAAATTGAAACGCCACATTCGTTCTCACACTGGAGAGCGTCCGTTCCAGTGCAGCCTGTGCAGCTATGCCAGCAGGGATACCTACAAACTGAAGAGGCACATGAGGACCCACTCTG GAGAGAAGCCATATGAATGTTACATCTGCCATGCTCGCTTCACTCAGAGTGGTACCATGAAAATGCACATTTTGCAGAAGCACACGGAGAATGTGGCCAAATTTCATTGTCCTCACTGTGATACTGTTATAGCGAGAAAGAGTGACTTGG GTGTCCATTTGCGAAAGCAGCATTCCTACATCGAACAGGGCAAGAAGTGTCGCTATTGTGACGCTGTGTTTCATGAGCGGTATGCCCTCATACAGCATCAAAAGTCTCACAAGAATGAGAAGCGCTTCAAGTGTGACCAGTGCGATTATGCATGCAGACAG GAGCGACACATGGTCATGCATAAACGGACCCATACTGGAGAAAAGCCTTATGCCTGTAGCCATTGTGACAAAACCTTCCGTCAGAAACAGCTCCTTGATATGCACTTCAAACGATACCATGATCCCAACTTTgtccctgctgcctttgtctgTTCCAAGTGTGGCAAAACATTCACTCGCAGG AACACAATGGCCAGACATGCTGATAACTGCTCTGGCCTAGatggtggggaaggagagaatgGAGGAGAGACAAAGAAGGGCAAACGTGGCCGAAAGAGAAAGATGCGGTCTAAGAAAGAAGATTCCTCTGATAGTG AGGAAAATGCTGAACCAGATTTGGATGATAACGAAGATGAGGAGGAGACAGCAGTAGAAATTGAGGCTGAACCAGAAGTCGAGCAAGAGGCTCCTGCACCACCTCCCAGTAAGAAACGAAGAGGAAGACCACCAGGCAAAGCTGCCACCCAACCAAAACAATCCCAGC CTGCAGCAATCATTCAGGTTGAAGACCAGAACACTGGTGAAATTGAGAATATTATAGTTGAAGTAAAGAAAGAACCTGatgcagaaacagcagaggaagaggaggaagctcAGCCTGCTGTAGTGGAAGCTCCCAATGGAGACCTCACTCCTGAGATGATTCTCAGCATGATGGACCGGTGA